The DNA region GCAATTGCGCAATGACATCACCGAGACCGCGCGCGTGTCGCGCACTGAACAGAGCAGCGGCTTCGCGCATTTTCAGCAGACACTGGCGGCGCAGTTCAGCAGTATGACGACGGTGCAGGGCGGCAAGATAGACGGGTTCGCCCAGCAACTCGACGCCGTGCGACACAGTCTGCAGGCGCAGGCGCAGCAGGCGCGCGACGAGCAGGGCCGCTCGCTCAAACAGTTCGGCGATACGCTGAGCCTGCAACTGGGGCAACTCACCGAGGCGAACGATCGCCGTTTCGCCGAGGTGCGCGCGACCATCGAACAGCGACTGAAAGATATCGAGGCGAACAACTCGACGAAGCTCGAGGAAATGCGCCGCACCGTCGACGAAAAGCTGCATGCCACGCTCGAACAGCGTCTGGGCGAATCGTTCAAGCTGGTGTCCGACCGGCTTGAGCAAGTGCATCGCGGACTGGGCGAGATGCAGACGTTGGCGGCCGGCGTCGGCGATCTGAAGAAAGTGCTCACCAACGTGAAAACGCGCGGCACGTGGGGCGAAGTGCAGCTTGAGGCGTTGCTCGAGCAACTGCTCACCGCCGACCAGTACGCGAAGAACATCGCGACGGTGCCGAGGAGCACGGAGCGCGTCGAGTTTGCGATCAAGCTGCCGGGGCGCGCGGAGCAGGGCGGCGTCGCTACGCCGGTGTGGCTGCCCATCGACGCGAAGTTTCCGCGCGAAGACTACGAGCGTCTGATCGACGCGCAGGAGCGCGCCGATCCGGTCGCAGTGGAGGACGCGTCGCGCGCGCTCGAAGCGCGGATTCGCGCCGAGGCCCGCGCGATCGCCGAGAAATATGTGTCGCCGCCGCACACCACGGATTTCGCTTTGCTGTTCCTGCCGACCGAAGGTCTGTATGCGGAGGTATTGCGCCGGCCGGGACTGACGGACCTGCTGCAGCGCGACTATCGCGTGACGATCGCGGGGCCGACTACGCTGACCGCCTTGCTCAATAGTCTGCAGATGGGCTTCCGCACGCTCGCGATCGAAAAGCGTTCGAGCGAGGTGTGGCAGGTTCTGGGCGCGGTGAAAACCGAGTTCGGCAAATTCGGCGATGTGCTTGCCAGGACAAAGGCGCAACTGGAAACCGTCACGCGTTCTATCGAGGCGGCGGAAACCCGTACGCGTGTGATGAGCCGCCGATTGCGCGACGTCGAGGCCTTGCCGGGCGAGGAAGCGAGCGGGTTGCTCGGCGATGCGCTCTCGGGTGTGGATCCCGACGAGCAATGAGTGTGCGCGGCTAACGGTGCGGTGATGGAACCGGCGCGCAAAGTTGCCCTGCGTTTGCCCGCGCCGCCACCCGTTCAAGCGCGTCACCCGCGAGGCGCACCACGCGCCAGTCCGGCATGACGGTCGCGCCCATCTTTTCATAGAAGCTGATGGCCTGCTGGTTCCAGTCCAGCACGGTCCATTCGAATCGCCCGCATTGCCGTTCCACGGCAAGCGCGGCGAGGCGTTCGATCAATGCGGTGCCGAGGCCGCTGCCGCGTTGCGACGGTTGCACGTAGACGTCTTCGAGATATAGCCCGCGCTTGCCGACGAAACTCGAGTAATTGTGGAAGAACAGCGCATAAGCGACGATGCGCCCTTCGTTCTCCGCAACCAGTGCCTCGATGGAGGGCCGCGCGCCGAACAGCGCGTCGCGCAAGCCGCCTTCGGTTGCGACGAAGACATGCGTGAGGCTTTCGAACTCCGCGAGTTCGTACGTCAGCGCGAAGATCGCGCCCGTGTCGTCGGGCGTGGCGGCGCGGATCGTCGCGGGCATTACGCTTCTTCCGGAGCGTCGGTCAGCTGGATTTCAATGCCGCCGAAGCGCGACGCAACCCAGTTGTATGCATGGCATGCGATCCATAGCAGGATGAAGCCGAGAATCGCATTCAGCAGCAGCGCGCTGAACACCGTGCTCAGTTCCACCGAACCATAACGCACGAACGCCACTAGTACGCCCAGCAGCACGATCGGTACCGAGAACGTCAGGTACACGAGGATCAGTGCTTTGGCCGTCTGTCCCGGTGCAATGAACGAAATCTGTTTTTTCATGTAAGTCAAACCCGTGTGTCGTAGTGGTAATGGGTAAAGCTGTAATGGCTGCAAATGGCTGTAAACGACCCTCGATGACGACCGCCGGTGCAGAGCGTCGCGTGTGCCGCGCGTCAGATGAGGCCGTCGAACAGCATGATTTCGACGCTCTCCCGTTCCGCGATCTCACCTTGATCGTGCCCGAGTACGATGAAGCAATTGGCTTCGCTCATCGAACTCAGCACGCCGGAGCTTTGCGAGCCGGTTGGCGTGACGTGCCATTGTCCATTGGCGTCCTGCTCGGCCACGCCGCGCTGGAATTCGGTGCGGCCAGGGCGCTTGCGGATGGCCCGGCGGCTCAGCGCATGAATGAACGGCAGCCGTGGCGGCGTTGCGCCCGACATCAGCAGCAGCGCCTCGCGCACGATCTGATAGAAGGTCACCATCACGGCGACCGGATTGCCCGGCAACCCGAAGAATAACGCGGGTTGCCCGAGACCCGGCCGCTCGCCGGACCAGACGCGGCCGAATGCGAGCGGGCGGCCCGGCCGCATGGCGAGACTCCAGAAGGCGACGTCGCCGAAAGTTTGCAGCAGTTGCCTGGTGAAATCCGCCTCGCCGACCGACACGCCGCCCGAGGTCAGCACCACGTCGGCGCTCGCTGCGGCGCTGCGCAAGGCGGCTTCCATCGCGGTGGGCTCGTCGCGCACCACGCCAAGGTCGAGTGTGTCGATGTTCAGGCGACGCAGCATGGCGAACAGCGTGTAGCGGTTGCTGTCGTACACGCAGCCTGCGTCGAGCGGCTCGCCGAGCGAGCGCAATTCGTCGCCGGTGGAGAA from Paraburkholderia aromaticivorans includes:
- the glp gene encoding gephyrin-like molybdotransferase Glp yields the protein MTTLNEFSRCVAQYDPHALPVSAAQAIVRQWATPVTATERVPLRDALDRVLAADVVSPIDVPSHDNSAMDGYAFNRAALATGAPTVELTVRGKALAGHPFTGRVETTQCVRIMTGACLPADCDTVVPQELVERGADSGSIRFAANAVAAGANRRLAGEDLARGHAALRAGRIMRASDLGLLASLGIGEINVKRRLRVAFFSTGDELRSLGEPLDAGCVYDSNRYTLFAMLRRLNIDTLDLGVVRDEPTAMEAALRSAAASADVVLTSGGVSVGEADFTRQLLQTFGDVAFWSLAMRPGRPLAFGRVWSGERPGLGQPALFFGLPGNPVAVMVTFYQIVREALLLMSGATPPRLPFIHALSRRAIRKRPGRTEFQRGVAEQDANGQWHVTPTGSQSSGVLSSMSEANCFIVLGHDQGEIAERESVEIMLFDGLI
- a CDS encoding DNA recombination protein RmuC, producing the protein MTMILVAAVAVLAVALVIALALLMRGHGRAADSEQFELLNERMDAATDAQAHAYERLERQLRNDITETARVSRTEQSSGFAHFQQTLAAQFSSMTTVQGGKIDGFAQQLDAVRHSLQAQAQQARDEQGRSLKQFGDTLSLQLGQLTEANDRRFAEVRATIEQRLKDIEANNSTKLEEMRRTVDEKLHATLEQRLGESFKLVSDRLEQVHRGLGEMQTLAAGVGDLKKVLTNVKTRGTWGEVQLEALLEQLLTADQYAKNIATVPRSTERVEFAIKLPGRAEQGGVATPVWLPIDAKFPREDYERLIDAQERADPVAVEDASRALEARIRAEARAIAEKYVSPPHTTDFALLFLPTEGLYAEVLRRPGLTDLLQRDYRVTIAGPTTLTALLNSLQMGFRTLAIEKRSSEVWQVLGAVKTEFGKFGDVLARTKAQLETVTRSIEAAETRTRVMSRRLRDVEALPGEEASGLLGDALSGVDPDEQ
- a CDS encoding GNAT family N-acetyltransferase, translated to MPATIRAATPDDTGAIFALTYELAEFESLTHVFVATEGGLRDALFGARPSIEALVAENEGRIVAYALFFHNYSSFVGKRGLYLEDVYVQPSQRGSGLGTALIERLAALAVERQCGRFEWTVLDWNQQAISFYEKMGATVMPDWRVVRLAGDALERVAARANAGQLCAPVPSPHR